Genomic segment of Passer domesticus isolate bPasDom1 chromosome 4, bPasDom1.hap1, whole genome shotgun sequence:
TGACTTCTTGCACACTGCACTGGCTTCAGCATCTGAGCTCAGTGGGTAGAGGATGTGACATTTGGCTGACTGAGAAGTATGAGCAGCTGCCCTATCCATTTCCAAAAGACAGTGGCACAGATGGAAACATCCTGCAGGCTGAACTTGGCCTGTGAATTACCAGTTATATCTTTTATCCTATAAAAACCTTCAGGCCCAGATTTCTCTTAACAGATTGTTGTAAGCCACTACAGAGGACAGCTGCTTCTGGGGAGGGGAAGGCTTTATATTTCACAGTGATAGCTCATAAATCTTCCAACCAAATTATCATAATCCTGGGGAgccaaaaagcatttttatttgtgGAGAGAGATAGCCTTACAGCACTAGTAAATAAAATGGGTCAGGGCCTATTTTTAGGGCATGAGAGTAAGTCACTTAGTGCAGCATGGGTCACATCCACATGGCTGGTATTCTTTTCTATTCCAAAGCAAAGTAGGAATGTTCATTCTGCTTTCTAGGAGGCAAACAGCATCTGAGTGAAGCTGTTCTCAAACAGTGATGGGCCACTGCCTATTCCTGGCTCTTCCCTGACTAGACAGAGAACAAAATTGGTTATTTGGAAACAGCAGGCTTTTAATGCTTCATGCTCCTTGCTGTGCACTCCCTGCATCCTCAGGATGATTGGGTTCTGTACCTGGTTAATCCAAATAGTTTCAGAACCTGAAAAAACTGGTGTCTAACATTCTTTGTCTGTGTTCATTTTATCCCTGCAGGCCATGATTGGTGTTGCTTTCTCCCTGGGCTTCACCCTGGGCCCCATGATGGGGGCTTACCTCGCCATGCAGACAGAGAAGGGAGAAGTCTTCTACCTTCGCTCAGCCTTGTCAGCACTCGTGTTTTCTGTGGCTGATTTCATTTtcatcttcctccttcttccagAGACACTTCCCAAGGAAAAAAGGGTAAATGGACCATCAGTCCCAAGATCTggtttttctgtaaaaatagGATTTGAAAATGGTTGAAATATTGGAAACAGCAAAGAACAAGCTTTGCCAATGTCTCAGAAATGTAGCTCATTCCTGGGATTGGGATTATTATTAATGCTGGTGTCAAAGCAGTTGTatgatcatagaatcatagagtaTTTTGTCTTGAAAGGTGATTAAAGATCACCTACTTCCAAacctccctgccacaggcagggacaccttccattagaccAGACTGGTCAACACCTCATCCAGCTTGACCTTGAACACCGCTCTCTGTCCCTGCTTTTTGGGGCTCTGCCCCTGCACAGCAGTGGGTGCTGCAGTgaggtgctgctcagggccaggtCCCAGTCACACAGAGTGCACAGAGAGTTTGGCTGCTCATCACAGGGTGGTTTGGGGCTTCTTGTGCTCATGTGCTCTCAGCCTCCATCTGGGCACGTGATCCACGTGTTCCAGCATATTTGTAACTTCAGTTGTtaggctgctctgctctcttcTTTGGTAATTCCTCCCACTTTCTGAGCAGTTTTCTTGGCCTGTGGGTGACAGAGGAAAGGCAGGTATGTTGGCTGCCTTTCTGGAACttggctgggctgagctggagcaggtgctcccacaggtgtAGGAGTGGAATATGTTGGAAGGACAAAGCTGTAAAAAGAGGTGAAATCATCATGATAAATGGCAGGAGGATGTGCCAGTGGGATCAAACATCTGTTTCCTTGAAGTTTGCTGTGTTCTCATTATACCCTTGTTTCTCTATCAGTCTGCTTTTCACAGGACAGAGTGTTTCATATTGATTCATGTTGAAATTAACTTGTAGgaagggaaaatggggggggaTGGGAAACGAGGATGTGTTGAGAACAACAAGAGGATAGCATTTTTActctcttccttcctctttttGTCAACTGTTCCACCAGTTGATCAGGTCGAGAGAGTCATACTGGCCTCATGGTGGCCaaaacagctcctgctgggagaaGGGCAGAATAGGAAGGTTTCTAGTGGAATCTGTCCCCTTTAAGAGCTTTTGAGTTAGTTTTTTAGCTAAGCTAGCCATGAGCAAGGCTGCCTAGTTGGAGGGAGAGTCTTACAACTCTTTTTTCTGGGCTGTGTGTAGGGCTTTGCAGTATCAGTGGCAGCCCTGTGGAAAGACAAAGCTGTGCTCTGTGCATACCAAACACGTCTGGTTtggaggtgaggctgcagctgggcaggccCAGGCTGAATTCCTGATGTGGACTGACTCTGCCTTCCAGACCTGCTACTGAGTCTCTCTGCACTAGAGGAAAACAGAATGAGCAGAGACACTCTGAAAAATGCCTGCCATTCATGGTGACTTTTGGGATGGTCATGAAGTAAAATTGAGCATGGAATAATGAATCATAAGCATAGAAATTAAATACAAGTTAGATGTTGCAGAGTTTGAACCTGTGAAGAAACTCAACTTCATGCAGCTGCTGACACTGACTGAAATTGGCAGTGTGTACTTTTTGGGGGATGGTGAAACTCTTTAGCCAGTTTTAGGACAATGTTTTCATTATGCATCAGTAGATTAAATCATTTCTAGAACACTGTTTCTATggcaaagaaaggagaaattgaaaaaaaattatgtatgcacacacaaacacacctACATTAAAAAATAGGTGTATATATTTCATAAAACACTTAAGATTTTAAACATATGCAATTACAATATATTGTAATTGGACAAAACTAAAATCAGCCTTGTGCAAAGCTGCTTGGCATCCTGTCTGCCATGGATAATAGTTCAAAACAGGTACAAGCTACAGGGTGTTTTTGTTACTGGCAAAGATGCTTGCAGGGAGTTGCTTGTGCCCAGATCCTCTGTGCTGGAGTGCAAACCCACCAACACATGCAGGAACTGGGGATTGCCACAGGCCAGTTCCAGGAAATCCTCTCAGACCTCTCAACAGGGTGAACAAACTTCTtgggtgtgtctgtgtgcagtACATGCAGTGGGAGGGAGGATAAATATCCCAGGATTTTCTGTGTGAATCAGCAGCTTCGTGGCTccaggccagcccagcccattgaactggtgctgctgtgggactCATGGGCTCCAGACTCTGCTGTGAGCTACTCAGCAGCTCTGACTGTCAAAACAAGACAGGGGCCATGCTAATGCCATATTGGAGGTTGATTTGTTTACAGCTTCATTAAATCCAGCACCTAATGAGCCCCCAGGTCATGCACTGAGATTAAATTCCACTGATAATCTGACCTTTAAGCTCTGCCCTCAAAGGGATGGtggctccctccctccccatctGGGAAGAGAACTCATCAAATAAAGCCTGGGCAGTGCTTTGAAGGAGTGAAACACTACGTGTGATTATTCAGGATTCTTGAGTGTCTTATCTCTCCCTGTGACTGTTGTGTAAAGTGACAAGTTAAATTCTactaaaaaaattgtttttactaATAATGTAGGTATTTTGATTTCTAAAAATTCAGACATTATTAgtgtttctttaattttctatattttagaatttaaaaaaaaacaaataaaaatgtaaattatcTATATATGAAAGAATAAGCATTAGATAGAAGCATAAGTGCCTGTGGGTAAGGAGCAGGGAGAGTATCACTAGGTACATAATTAGGTTGAGAAGTACACAGTACAAGGCCCAGAAGTGTTACAAAAtaaatctccctctttaaaAAGCAACCCATTGTGGCTGGGCAGAATCTCCTTGGAAAtttctctaaaatattttcaaaaaatctctgtaaaaattatattttccttcccttccccaggaGGTGTCACTGGCTGGCTAAAATAGCAACCAGTACCAAGGCAGAGCAGTGTCTGATGTGCTGCACATACTGGTCTCAGATTTGTAGCACAAGAGCAAATCCTCAGCTTCCTGTGAGCTTGCAGGCAGATGAGCCATTATTTTCCCAGTAAATGTTCTTTGGACGTGAGTGATGATGCAAAAGGTGAACCAAATAAAGCCACCTTCgaggctgtggagaaggagCCACTTCTGCTTTGTAAGAGCCCAGAGAAGAGTTTCTGTCTGcagtgcaaggtgctgccagTGCTCTGCCTTTCAGCTGCAGGCGCCAGTTCTGAGTTCAGAGTCTGGGTTGTTACTGGGGCCCACTCAAATcccagtgccaggtgcctcgtTTCATCTCCGATGATTTGTGTAGGTGTAGAGGCACATTTGGTGGTTACTGTCAGCTCCTAGCAGTGGTTATTGCATTAGGGTTTTAAATAAACCTCTTTCTGTCTTTGATCAGGTCCCTTCTGTGACATCTGGATTTCAGGCAGCAGTTGACTTGCTCAGTCCTTTGGCTTTGTTTCAGTTCTCTGCAGTCACCCGAGGAAAGGAATCCCCTTCAGAGCAGAGTAAGTGTCAGATGGCTTTTTACAGTAATACTCTGTGGTTTTTGTGTATGGCACTGGCCTCTAAGTGAAAACTGTACTCAAGCCATTCCAGAAGCAGGATTCTGTTGACTCATTTAAAACCCACCTTAATAACTTATGAACAGGCAGTTGGAAGTTCCACTGGACCTTGGTCCTTTTATTCCCAAAAGAACATTTTGAAGATGAGTGTTTTGAAGATTTCTGACTTGATATTTGTGTTTTCCTCAGCCACTGGCTGTAGTAAGTGAAGTGATTTAAAGATAGATCAAGGTATGAGCAAGGGAGCAAGAGAGATGTGAGTTTGCTCATTCAAGCTGCAAACCAGGAACTTCAGActggaattttgtttctcaattCACAACTTGGGAGATGTAGGATTCCCTACATCTCTGTAGGACTCCTTTTGTGGCATATCTTGTATGGATATTTAAAATGAACATCTGAGGTGAGAACATTTCCCTGTACAGTTGATAAATGCTGCTCTTCTATTGTGGTTTTATTGTCAAGCTTTGCTTGGAAAACACCACCATGTTTTTCTCCCCACCTCCCACCCCCTTggtgtttgtttggatttttttttggtttttcagaTCTTCAGAATCTCAAAATTTTGGGCCTGGCCTACTTCCTGTACCTCTTCCTGTTTTCTGGCTTGGAGTACACACTAAGTTTTCTCACTCACCAGAGATTCCACTTCAGCAGGTATTGCAATAAATGTTTGgatattttctaaatttttttttaaggtctcTTCATGTATTTTCAAGAGAGGCTTTCTGACATTAGTAAAGCCACCCCTGTGTTCAGTGGTATTTGGGCTTTGTAAGAAGAATTGATGAAATATAGACACAATGTTTATTATGAAAGGAAGTACTCCATCTACAGCTTCTAAAAACTAGGGATTATAAATACCCAAGATTAAATTTAAGCTCCTGAAATAGGTATAGCTGTGCTAATTGTATTGATTATAGTAAAACCTTTTCTTGCTCAGAAGAGTTTTTGGGTATCAGGACAAATACTGAAGCTCAAAAGATGAAGGATGGAGGGATATCTGTGTGCTGATATTTGCTCATCAGCAAACTCTGCATGGCATATGGTGTGCAGTCATGTCACAGAGCCTGACTTCCTGTAGTCAACcaccagagaagaaagagcagaACCCACCAACAGCTCAGcttgaaatacattttctgCCAGCTCATAGGAAGAATTCCAGCCAGGAATGTGAACTTGCAACTTGATTCCTGTGCGTGTCCTTCCCTTTGAGTAATTCTCAGGGGTTGTCTCATCTTTCCCTGTCTTTCATTACAGTTTGTGGCTTAAGTAATCCACGTGTGTCAAGGAGAGGTTTTGTAGTGCTCTGAGCTCTGTTGTGTCCTGTGCACTCAGGGCAGCCCTCagtgagctgcagagctgtgtgccagcagtgcaggctctggggcagcaagCTTGAGAATATCTACATCATTCAGCCAGTGAGAGAGGGGACAGTTGAAGAAAACTGAAAGGTGGAGGGAGTGATGTCTCAGGCTTCCCAGTGTGACACAAGACACCACCAGCTGTGCCTTGCTGACCTCCATCCAACCCTCCATGAGCTGCACCTTGGAAACCAACATCTCCTGTGCACATGCACAGATGTTCACAGCTCAGGGTCGTTGATGTGCTTTGTGGGCCACCCCAGAAACCCTCACCtagcccagagcagcccagaggtGGCTGCAGCACTTGCCAGCATTGTCCCACCTCTACAGTAAGACCTTGGGGCTTTCCCTCcttgctctctgctgctggcagtgttgtgagaccctgcagagctgggagagcccCAGGGGCTTTTTGTGGCCTTTGCTCAGGAGTGGTGGTTCCCAGGCGGGAATGCTCCTTGCCTGACTCCTCATCTGTGCTTTTGCCTCCCTTCCAGCATGCAGCAGGGCaagatgtttttctttattgGAATAACAATGGCTGTGATCCAGGGAGGCTATGCTCGCCGAATCAAGCCAGGAAATGAAATCAGAGCTgtaaaaagggtaaaaaaaaatcaatatttctttttcttccccctcccaCAAATCTGATATGTTAATTTTCAGTGTGAAGTGCAGTGAAGGGTAGTTGGAGATTATGACTGTATTTGTCCAATCAAAAGAAATTTCTCGCTCATCTATCCAGCTAAATGATTTCTCAAAACTGGTTGTTGGGCACTTATCTAACTAAACTTTAGAACATTAGAGCTCTTTCTTATGATACGAGCAACAATACTATTGAAACTTTGTCTTCTTCATATTTAATTACAGTAAGGAATGAGAACAGATTGAATATCTCTGCAAGTTAGGTAGAATATTGTGAAGAGTATGCTTTATTGCAGTGGTTTCTCTTGCAAAGCAGAAACTACTAAAGCTGCTTCAGGGCTGATCTCTGACTTTCTTTCTGGGAAATGATTTTCAATCTGGCTATCTTTATGCTTGACAGGCTTTCCCTAGAGTATGTTtcactgctgggcagggagaaatAGATTCTTTTTGCAATCTTTGGTTTGTTGGCACGTAACAAAAGCATGTATCAATGTTCAGGCTGAGGTTTCACTGACAGGAGTGTACATTCCTTTGTTTTGCTTGGCTCTTTCCTCACAGAGAtactgcagctgctgtgctgggatgacagggagcagctccctgcagttTATACAGCTGTGGGGACACTAGATGTGTCCTTTACATTTGTGTGTGGAACCCAACAAAGCACTGCCTTGGCTCCTTGGCAATAGGTTTGCTTGGACTGCTAGAGCCTTGATTCAtgtattttacattattttgagGCCCGTGTGATTTCACTGGTGGAAGGGTAGATTTCCAAACCACTGCATTCCAGTGAATTGACTCAGCTCCTCTTAAAGCGATTTCTGCTGGTGAAACAATCTCCCTCCACCCTGGTCCCTGGCAGGCAGACACTGCTGCTGGTGTCACGTTTCCCTGTGGATGAACATCAGCTGTGCTGCTTCATCCTCCCCATCCCCCGAGGGCTCTGTCGGCCTGCTGTGTCTGCTGGCACTGCACTGCCCTCTGCACCTCTCGTGTCCatgctccttccccagccctgcagcaggactgtCACCTCAGACTGTCACCACTCATTTGCTGGGCTGCTGGCTCCTCAGAACGCCCTCAGCGTCTGCTCTGCAGagacccccagccctggggactcCTCTCCATGGAAGCCCGTGGGTTTTGTGGGAATTCCCCCTTTTGCTGAAGTGATTCTGGCAGTTTGTGAATCTGCACCATGTGGCAGAAGTGGCCTCTCTCAGCACAGTGGTTACAGTAGCTCATTTATCACTGAATCTTCAAAATGAGGCACTCGGTGGCAGTGAATACCCTCCTTTATCACACACAAAGCAGATCTGATCTGTCTTTTCTGCAGGGGCTCTGTAAGAAAGGCAGGCATCACAGGGGAATGGCAGTCCAGCTCTTGGAGCAGATGAagaatgctttttattttgggggtttgaATTTTAGATGCACCctctccccccttttttcctcttgcctACAGAAACCTGAAAGTTAAAGATAAAATCAGCCAATAACGCTGAGAAAAAGCAGAGGAGCTGTAGTCCTGCTGCACAcaagctttttctttccttctgccagCTCAGGAGATGAAGAGTTAAAGTCAGATTTCTCTCCAGGTCAacacagaacaagaggaaacaTCCCTGCAAAGCGGCAGCAGTGTAGAGAGAGAACTTGCATGTGCAATCATGTGATAGTGAGAGGGAGCAGAAAAGTTCATTGTGCTGGTGTGTGGCCGTGCAGGTGACTCTGAAGTGTCTGCTTGGGAAGAAAGGGCTTTCAGCTCGTAACCTGTGCGCTGTCCCATCCCGtgggagctggcaggacacCTGGAGCTCGGCTTTAACGAGCGCGGCTCGGCTCTGACCGTGTGACTCATTCCTTTTGCAGGCTATTATGCTGCTGATTCCAGCGTTCTTGTTAATTGGATGGGCTGCGAATGTGACCATGCTGAGTGCTGGACTGCTGCTGTACTCCTTCGGTGAGCTGTTCTAAAGGCACTGCAAGCTAAGCACAAATGATTTTCCTTCGTGTATTTATTCACACTGTTAAAAAAATGTGCACTTTTAATTTCAAACGACATGTAACAGTAAGTTGACACTTGGGTTTATGAAGTACAGACGAAacagtgtttgggtttttttctgatgctGTTTGTATCACAGGAAGTTGTCATGGTGGTATTTGGAAGCATCCCCAGTGCTCCTGCTGTCCTGTCTCACTGTAGAGCTCTTGAGGGTGTTTTTTTTACCCCTTCTTAGCAGACCTAGAAGCAAAATATCCACTAAATAGCTCAGCTCAGGAACAAAAGCAAGACATGGAACCTTTGTAGCCGAGTGGTGCTGCATTATTTCTTAGGCTGGAGACCTGCACACCCTGAGGGTGTTCAGAGTGAGGGGCAGGTGTTTTCAGTGTTTGCAAAATTCTGTTCTGCCAACCTAAGCTGTTGTTCAGGGAAACAGTCATGAATGAAGTTGGATCCATCTATTGGATGTCTGAAAAGAGATTTCAGGTATTACCAATGCTGCTGACTATTGTTAAGCAGCTCCATGTATGACTTAGTACAGAAGTGGACTTCTCTTTGCATGGTACAGCTTGATTTGGGAGTAAGCTGTAAACCACAAAATGTACTTATTGAGCCTGTTGTCTGtctgggcccagctgtgtgtgTTTGACAGCTGAGGAGTGAGAGGGGGTGTTCATTATGTTTAACCATATTTGATCTTCCCTGGCCCCCTCCTGTGCAGACTCCATCTCTTCCCAGTTAAGTCAGCTAGAAATGCCCCTGGGGGGgttctcttctccttctcttcctccctctGCCCAGCAGTGGGGGCACCTGCAGTTAAAGCAACCTTGATcattcctgctcttcccttccccttccccttccccttcccttcccctgctTTACATGTTTGAGGCACTTCTTTCCTGGCAGAAAAGGTCCCTATTGCAGTAAGAGGGCAATGATTGCTGAACAACAAAATCTTTGCGTCCAAAAAATTTTGTAACCTTTTCTTCTTGGATGTGACTTTCCCAAGAGAGGCTGTagctgcctctcctccctgAGTCCAGTGCCctgcctgcacagggacagtgtCCCTCGGTACAGCCCCCTCACTGTCTGTTTGGAACGGAgcaattccctgctcctcctgatAAGAGCACAGTGCTTTGGAAAGCTGCCAGCTGGCTGATCtgccctgtccatccctgtcccgaGGGCTCACAGAACGAGGGATGCTAATGTGAAACATCTGCTTGGAGCActcacagctctgggctctTCCTGCAGGTTGGCTTGGAGGGGGTGTTCCCATCCTGACCTGGATTAAACCTGGTGACTCAGTGGTGGTAGAGtgcccagagctcagcacaTTTCTGTGCAGCAGTAACGAGTTTGGGCCACATGTCTGTCACTGTTCTTGTCTGTTCTGAGCTCTGCTGTTCACTGACAGTCTCTTGTGTGGatttttccagctgcagccattGTTATCCCGTGTTTGTCAGCAGTGGTGTCAGGCTATGGTGAGTGTCCTTCCTGCTCTGACCAGCTGCCCTTGGCCACACCTCTGACCTTTGCACTGGCTTGGCTCAAATTGCACAAACTGACCTTGAGTTGAGTGAAGCATCAACAGGAACAGTTGTGGATCCATCTGGGGCCCTTCTgcaggggagcacagggaaCCAGCCTGGCTCATAACTGATAATTTCAGCACTAACAGCAATGATCAGTGACCATCAATATCACACTGGAATTTTGTGCTGTGTAACAGCTCAGTCCAGTGTGATGGGGAAACTGCAGCGAGCTCATTGCTGGTGGTGATGAAGAAGATGAGAAGTGGGCAGAGGCCACAAACAGCACTGAGGAGAGAACAGTCTGGGCTCTCTGAAAAGGACACCAGCTATCCCTGCCAGCAGTGAAGTAATTTCGTGCTGATTCCTTAGAAAAGATCTTCTGAGGAACCTTCTGAAACCttctggcagtggctgctctgtTACCTTGTAAAGCAGATGTAGATGTGGTGCCATCTGTAGATAACACAGCTTTGGATCACCTGGGGGCCAGGACTGCAGTGCTTGCTGAGGTGCAAAAGCAAGGTTTTGCTCATTGAGGTCATGTTTATGTTGCTCTTATTTAGCTTGCACCCACAGTTCTGTGTTTATTGTACACCTGGGCCTTCTCAGAAAATCTTGTGTACTATGTGAAGATTTTGTTTTGGAtaagtttgggggttttgaacTGCAAATTGTCCCAGTCAAGCATTTGTGCCAGGCCCTGGTGTTTATGCAGTTGTGAGGGCCTTGGTGGAGGGCAAGGGCAGGCTGGGAACTGGGTGAGAAATGATGGGAGGGGAAGATGGAAGTGGGAAATACCCCAAAGAACAAAGCTCCCAGAGCCACAGCCGTGCCCAAAGCCCAGTGTCACCCTCTTCttgcacaggcactgctggccaGAAGGGACGAGTCATGGGCATCCTGAGGAGCCTGGGCGCCCTGGCCAGAGCCCTGGGACCcatcctggcagctgcaggtgaGTGTGGCCTCgtgctccttcctctccttggcaccagccagcccaggggGGGCAGAAGGGGCAAGGTATCCCCTGCTTGGGGTCAGAGCCCCTGAGCATTTCAGGTGAAGGGACAGAGGAGGGGGAAGCAGCCTGAGAGCTTGAACTTGGGCTGATGTTAACACCAGGCAAGCCAGAACCTGTGTCCTGAgtgcagccctgtgcccagctcctggcagcctctGGCTCAGCCAAGGGGTCAGAGATCTGTTCAGCTGTGCAGGTACAACAGCTTTGAGGGCATTCACACATCTGCAAGGACAAGCACAGTAACAAGATGAATTCCCTTTC
This window contains:
- the MFSD10 gene encoding major facilitator superfamily domain-containing protein 10 isoform X5, producing the protein MALQERGTSSSSSNDKQEQNYNRVITIVFLALFIDLLGFALILPLFPSILDYYSQTEDGFYLSLQRGVDWFAVMAGIPPERKYNSVLFGGLIGSIFSLLQFFSSPLTGAVSDHWGRRPVILVTVMGLIASYSLWAASRTFGVFLLSRIIGGISKGNVSLSTAIIADLHSAKARSKGMAMIGVAFSLGFTLGPMMGAYLAMQTEKGEVFYLRSALSALVFSVADFIFIFLLLPETLPKEKRVPSVTSGFQAAVDLLSPLALFQFSAVTRGKESPSEQNLQNLKILGLAYFLYLFLFSGLEYTLSFLTHQRFHFSSMQQGKMFFFIGITMAVIQGGYARRIKPGNEIRAVKRAIMLLIPAFLLIGWAANVTMLSAGLLLYSFAAAIVIPCLSAVVSGYGTAGQKGRVMGILRSLGALARALGPILAAAVYWLAGAEVCFTICGAFFLVPLALLRSINQQTKEE
- the MFSD10 gene encoding major facilitator superfamily domain-containing protein 10 isoform X4, which gives rise to MCSFIIWEQSTGNMALQERGTSSSSSNDKQEQNYNRVITIVFLALFIDLLGFALILPLFPSILDYYSQTEDGFYLSLQRGVDWFAVMAGIPPERKYNSVLFGGLIGSIFSLLQFFSSPLTGAVSDHWGRRPVILVTVMGLIASYSLWAASRTFGVFLLSRIIGGISKGNVSLSTAIIADLHSAKARSKGMAMIGVAFSLGFTLGPMMGAYLAMQTEKGEVFYLRSALSALVFSVADFIFIFLLLPETLPKEKRVPSVTSGFQAAVDLLSPLALFQFSAVTRGKESPSEQNLQNLKILGLAYFLYLFLFSGLEYTLSFLTHQRFHFSSMQQGKMFFFIGITMAVIQGGYARRIKPGNEIRAVKRAIMLLIPAFLLIGWAANVTMLSAGLLLYSFAAAIVIPCLSAVVSGYGTAGQKGRVMGILRSLGALARALGPILAAAVYWLAGAEVCFTICGAFFLVPLALLRSINQQTKEE
- the MFSD10 gene encoding major facilitator superfamily domain-containing protein 10 isoform X3, whose translation is MEHKGRNVQYLGILRKGNCNHAAKTGAEGKEQSTGNMALQERGTSSSSSNDKQEQNYNRVITIVFLALFIDLLGFALILPLFPSILDYYSQTEDGFYLSLQRGVDWFAVMAGIPPERKYNSVLFGGLIGSIFSLLQFFSSPLTGAVSDHWGRRPVILVTVMGLIASYSLWAASRTFGVFLLSRIIGGISKGNVSLSTAIIADLHSAKARSKGMAMIGVAFSLGFTLGPMMGAYLAMQTEKGEVFYLRSALSALVFSVADFIFIFLLLPETLPKEKRVPSVTSGFQAAVDLLSPLALFQFSAVTRGKESPSEQNLQNLKILGLAYFLYLFLFSGLEYTLSFLTHQRFHFSSMQQGKMFFFIGITMAVIQGGYARRIKPGNEIRAVKRAIMLLIPAFLLIGWAANVTMLSAGLLLYSFAAAIVIPCLSAVVSGYGTAGQKGRVMGILRSLGALARALGPILAAAVYWLAGAEVCFTICGAFFLVPLALLRSINQQTKEE